One Kiritimatiellia bacterium genomic window carries:
- a CDS encoding ABC transporter ATP-binding protein, giving the protein MNDPASRGLFLSAQGLHKTYRVGATEIPVLRGVSLDVRAGESVAVTGASGAGKSTLLHLLGGLDRPDRGAVRLEGRDLYALSENARSEVRATRIGFVFQSYYLLPELDVLENVMLPAMSRFGAARAAGRLRRRAAELLDRVGLGARAPHRPAELSGGEQQRAALARALMNDPDLILADEPTGNLDSETGDQVLAHLFGLTRERGRTLVLVTHNEDVAGRCGRRLRLKDGCLA; this is encoded by the coding sequence GAATGACCCCGCCTCCCGCGGCCTCTTTTTGAGCGCGCAGGGCCTGCACAAGACCTACCGCGTCGGCGCGACGGAGATCCCCGTCCTGCGCGGCGTCTCGCTCGACGTCCGCGCCGGCGAGTCGGTCGCGGTCACCGGCGCCAGCGGCGCGGGGAAGAGCACGCTGCTGCACCTGCTGGGCGGCCTGGACCGGCCCGACCGGGGCGCGGTGCGGCTGGAGGGGCGGGATCTCTACGCCCTGTCCGAGAACGCGCGCAGCGAGGTCCGGGCGACGCGGATCGGCTTCGTGTTCCAGTCCTATTACCTCCTGCCGGAGCTCGACGTGCTGGAGAACGTGATGCTGCCGGCGATGAGCCGGTTCGGCGCCGCCCGCGCGGCCGGGCGGCTGCGCCGGCGCGCGGCGGAGCTGTTGGACCGCGTCGGGCTCGGCGCCCGCGCGCCGCACCGGCCGGCGGAACTCTCCGGCGGCGAGCAGCAGCGCGCCGCGCTGGCCCGCGCCCTGATGAACGACCCCGACCTCATCCTCGCCGACGAGCCCACGGGCAACCTGGATTCCGAGACGGGGGACCAGGTCCTGGCCCACCTCTTCGGGCTCACCCGCGAGCGCGGCCGCACCCTCGTGCTGGTGACGCACAACGAGGACGTCGCCGGCCGCTGCGGCCGCCGCCTGCGCCTGAAAGATGGATGTTTGGCATAG
- a CDS encoding UvrB/UvrC motif-containing protein yields the protein MLCESCKQHEATVHLTQVVDDSVKKVHLCEECAAQKGLDVHGPVSISDLLMGLGKAIEPESKRPAAGEHACPRCHMRPSDFKKTGRLGCPDCYDAFAGELGPLIKGMHRSEQHVGKAPGTAGAAPAPAGDSGLAALQKALEEAVAGERYEEAARLRDLIQAARAAPPGGGSP from the coding sequence GTGCTCTGCGAATCCTGCAAACAGCATGAGGCGACGGTGCACCTGACGCAGGTGGTGGACGATTCCGTCAAGAAGGTCCACCTCTGCGAGGAGTGCGCCGCGCAGAAGGGGCTCGACGTCCACGGCCCGGTCTCCATCTCCGACCTGCTGATGGGCCTGGGCAAGGCGATCGAGCCGGAGAGCAAGCGCCCGGCCGCCGGCGAGCACGCATGCCCGCGCTGCCACATGCGGCCCTCGGATTTCAAGAAGACCGGCCGCCTGGGCTGCCCGGACTGCTACGACGCGTTCGCCGGCGAGCTCGGCCCGCTGATCAAGGGCATGCACCGGAGCGAACAGCACGTCGGCAAGGCCCCCGGAACGGCCGGGGCCGCGCCGGCCCCGGCCGGCGACTCCGGCCTGGCCGCGCTGCAGAAGGCGCTGGAAGAGGCCGTGGCCGGGGAACGCTACGAGGAGGCCGCGCGGCTCCGGGATCTCATCCAGGCCGCGCGGGCCGCGCCGCCCGGCGGGGGGAGCCCGTGA
- the ilvE gene encoding branched-chain-amino-acid transaminase, producing MKIFLNGRLVDESRAMVSVFDHGLLYGDGVFEGIRAYNGRVFKLDEHLDRLYRSAKAIALVIPMAKDALARAVVKTCRANGVRDGYIRLVVTRGVGTLGLNPFNCKQPQVIIIAGGIQLYPKKLYETGLSIITVGTMRNQAEAVNPRIKSLNYLNNVLAKIEAMNAGVMECIMLNPQGYVAEASGDNVFALRGKTLLTPPPWCGSLEGITRAVVMELAPEHGLTVNENVMTRYDLYTADEVFLTGTAAEIISVVNVDQRVIGNGRPGPVTRKLAKHFHAYAQRSGTPIA from the coding sequence ATGAAGATCTTTCTGAACGGCAGGCTGGTGGACGAGTCGCGGGCCATGGTGTCGGTGTTCGACCACGGGCTGCTCTACGGCGACGGCGTGTTCGAGGGCATCCGCGCGTACAACGGGCGCGTGTTCAAGCTCGACGAGCACCTCGACCGCCTGTACCGCAGCGCCAAGGCGATCGCGCTGGTCATCCCGATGGCGAAGGACGCCCTGGCGCGCGCCGTGGTGAAGACCTGCAGGGCCAACGGCGTGCGGGACGGCTACATCCGGCTCGTGGTGACCCGCGGCGTGGGCACGCTGGGCCTCAATCCGTTCAACTGCAAGCAGCCGCAGGTGATCATCATCGCGGGCGGGATCCAGCTCTATCCCAAGAAGCTCTACGAAACCGGGCTGTCCATCATCACCGTGGGCACGATGCGCAACCAGGCCGAGGCGGTCAACCCGCGCATCAAGAGCCTGAACTACCTCAACAACGTGCTCGCCAAGATCGAGGCCATGAACGCCGGCGTGATGGAGTGCATCATGCTCAACCCGCAGGGCTACGTGGCCGAGGCGTCCGGCGACAACGTGTTCGCGCTGCGCGGCAAGACGCTGCTCACGCCGCCCCCGTGGTGCGGCTCGCTGGAGGGCATCACCCGCGCCGTGGTCATGGAACTCGCGCCCGAGCACGGGCTGACCGTGAACGAGAACGTGATGACGCGCTACGACCTCTACACCGCCGACGAGGTGTTCCTGACCGGCACCGCCGCGGAGATCATCAGCGTCGTGAACGTGGACCAGCGCGTGATCGGAAACGGCCGGCCGGGACCCGTGACCCGGAAACTGGCGAAGCATTTCCACGCCTACGCCCAGCGGTCGGGAACCCCGATCGCCTGA